The nucleotide sequence TATGATATTTGGTATGAGTGAAAGAATTTGTTCAGCTCTGAAGGTTTTTCCAGTACCTGATGGACCTGAAAGCAAAGATGTTTTTGAGGTTGTATTGCAGGTTCTTATTTCTTTAAGAATCTCTATTACTTGATCATACTTGAATCCCTTCTTTTTATTTATAGCAATAGTATTCTTGGTTATTTCTCCTTGTACAGAAAATGGACTCCTTGATTTATAACCATCAATAATTATTCGGTATAAATCCATATAGAAAGTAAACCATTTTTTTGTTTCTGGAAGGCTAAAGTCAGATATCAGGATAGAAAGCTGCGCTTTATCATCAAATTCTAAATCTTCTATAGAAAGCTCTCCATTTTCATCTCTTTCTTCATGGTACGGCAGTTTGAATAATACACTTTCAAAAACATCTTGTGACCGTATTCTCTTTGGGATAGCTTCTGTCAGAGGATTGTTTTTAAAACTCTTTAACTTAGACTCATCATACTCTGGACCATCTATTATGAAACGTTTAATTCTGGCTCTTTTACAGGTTGGCTGATCATTTTACAGCCTCCTGCCTGATTTTAAGATAGAGGTAATCAAGATCATTGTAGCCACAAGCTTTGTAGATAATCCGTTTGATGACTCCATTGAAAGCTTCAATCTTCGCGCTGGTTATACGATGATGGCAGTACGACAGCAAGCCCTCTCTTGCCCTGTCCAAGCCCTTAGCAAACCTCTTAAGTTCTGCAATTCCGGTTTCTTTTGCTAACTCTATCCATCTATCCAGAAACTTGCCGGCACACGCTTTGTACGTGTACGTCCATAGCTGTTTGAGCATGTCTTTCAGGATGTAAGCCTGATTGAGATCCTCGTTCATGCTCAAGAGCTCTTTCAGACTGCTTTCTCGCTTTGGAGTCAGGTTCTCAGGGTTCATGAACAGGTTGAACCGCTGACCCTTGATAAAGGGCTTGTTCTCTTCTTCAGCCTGACGCCACTCCCTGCGCCTTATCTGATCTATCACATCATTATAATTGGCAATAATGTGAAACTTGTCGTATACAATATCCGCATTGGGCAAGTGCTCTTTCACCGAAGCCTGATAGCTGCCACCACGGTCTATGCCAACACACTCGATGCTCGCTTTTTGCTCTTCAGTCAGGCTGCTCAAGAACTCATCCAGAGTCTCTTTTCGCTTGCCTTCACCAAGGAAGAGGGTTTCTCCTGAGTCGGCGTTAAGAACAACGGTAAGATACTGATGGCCTTTGCCAATGGATTTTTCGTCAATGAGCAGAGCGCGAATACCGTCACGCTTTGGAGCTGAAAGCATTCTCAGCAGCATCTCTTTATCCCAACGACGGGCAGTACCACCGGATATAGCAATGAATTCAGGCACCTTGTCGCAGGGCATATAGCGACATAAATGGCTGACGTGTCGTTTAAGGCGATCGGTTGCCTGAGCCTTGGGAGTTAAACCAGGAATAGTAACGGTTTCAATATTGTTGCAGTGTGAGCAGCGGCCCTGAAAAGCTGTGAAGAGAAGATTTACCTGTAGAACTCCCAGTGGTAAATCCTGGACACACCGATCTTTTGTCTTCATTTGTCCCATAGGGGTTTCACATTGACTGCATTTCTCGTGCTGAATTCGGCCATCCCTGCGGAGATAGACAAAAGCTTGTTTGACTTCCCAATCAATATCAATCTGCTCGATTACCCAGCCGGGAAATGCGAACATAGGACGTAGTGAGGGTGTTGTACACATGTCTGATCCTTCAGAAATTTTGATCTGTTCAAATCAATCTTTCCTGAAAGGCTATTTCTGTTGCAACCCCTCATTTTCCATCAGCCAACCTGTAAAAGCCCCTTAATTCTGTAGTTTAGGTTGATTTCAATCCTACTCATTTTTTAATACCTTTAATCAGATGACGACGGACGTTTGTTTTGCTGGTTGCACTTTCTTCAGATTGTAGTGTGCTTTCTTGTTCTATCTCAGTGTTAGTATCCTCATTAAGTACCTTTTGAGCCTGTCTGGCTTTCTTTCTAGCTATTAAAGCATCTTCAATTTCCTGATGCTGCGCTTATCTTTTTTACGATTTTTTGCGGCTTCTTTCCCTGTTGCACGAGTTTCGAGAGCGGCTTTTACGGTATTCCTTTTCTGGGGCTTTTACAGGTTGGCTGATGGAAAATGAGGGGTTGCAACAGAAATAGCCTTTCAGGAAAGATTGATTTGAACAGATCAAAATTTCTGAAGGATCAGACATGTGTACAACACCCTCACTACGTCCTATGTTCGCATTTCCCGGCTGGGTAATCGAGCAGATTGATATTGATTGGGAAGTCAAACAAGCTTTTGTCTATCTCCGCAGGGATGGCCGAATTCAGCACGAGAAATGCAGTCAATGTGAAACCCCTATGGGACAAATGAAGACAAAAGATCGGTGTGTCCAGGATTTACCACTGGGAGTTCTACAGGTAAATCTTCTCTTCACAGCTTTTCAGGGCCGCTGCTCACACTGCAACAATATTGAAACCGTTACTATTCCTGGTTTAACTCCCAAGGCTCAGGCAACCGATCGCCTTAAACGACACGTCAGCCATTTATGTCGCTATATGCCCTGCGACAAGGTGCCTGAATTCATTGCTATATCCGGTGGTACTGCCCGTCGTTGGGATAAAGAGATGCTGCTGAGAATGCTTTCAGCTCCAAAGCGTGACGGTATTCGCGCTCTGCTCATTGACGAAAAATCCATTGGCAAAGGCCATCAGTATCTTACCGTTGTTCTTAACGCCGACTCAGGAGAAACCCTCTTCCTTGGTGAAGGCAAGCGAAAAGAGACTCTGGATGAGTTCTTGAGCAGCCTGACTGAAGAGCAAAAAGCGAGCATCGAGTGTGTTGGCATAGACCGTGGTGGCAGCTATCAGGCTTCGGTGAAAGAGCACTTGCCCAATGCGGATATTGTATACGACAAGTTTCACATTATTGCCAATTATAATGATGTGATAGATCAGATAAGGCGCAGGGAGTGGCGTCAGGCTGAAGAAGAGAACAAGCCCTTTATCAAGGGTCAGCGGTTCAACCTGTTCATGAACCCTGAGAACCTGACTCCAAAGCGAGAAAGCAGTCTGAAAGAGCTCTTGAGCATGAACGAGGATCTCAATCAGGCTTACATCCTGAAAGACATGCTCAAACAGCTATGGACGTACACGTACAAAGCGTGTGCCGGCAAGTTTCTGGATAGATGGATAGAGTTAGCAAAAGAAACCGGAATTGCAGAACTTAAGAGGTTTGCTAAGGGCTTGGACAGGGCAAGAGAGGGCTTGCTGTCGTACTGCCATCATCGTATAACCAGCGCGAAGATTGAAGCTTTCAATGGAGTCATCAAACGGATTATCTACAAAGCTTGTGGCTACAATGATCTTGATTACCTCTATCTTAAAATCAGGCAGGAGGCTGTAAAATGATCAGCCAACCTGTAAAAGAGCCCCTTTTCTTTTCGATCAAACTTGCTCTTAGATTGTGATGTTTTTCTTTAATATCATCATCTTGATCTTTCTCCTTCTCAATAAGCAGCAACGCCTCATCAATTGTTAAATTATGAAACCGTTCGCTGCGAGTTGATAACTTGCATTGAATGATTTCGCTCCCATCTGTTGGATCAATATTTTTTGGTATTAGATAAAGAAAGTCAGTAACACCTAAGATTCTATGAGCAGAGTACTGTTTTGACAGGTTAGTTCCTCGAGCAGACTTTTTATAAATTCTTGCCAGTTTCTGTAAGTCATCATGATCAGGTAGATAACAAAGTCGATTATCTGTTCCAAGAACGTGAATACCTTCATCGTGTAACTGCTCAAAATTGACTGGCAAATCAACCTCTACAGGTCAAAGAAAGTTATCCTGATCTTTCGTATATTTCACCGTATGCACCTGCCTGACTCACTATTCTCCAGTACAGACAATGAACAGTTGCGTTCATTCGTCAAAAACCTTCTCGACACGGTCGAGAAGCAATCTGTGCAAATTGAAAGGCAGCGCGTTCAGATCGAACAGCTGGTCGAAGAGAACGAACAGCTTCGAGCAGAAATTCGCCACCTGAAGAAGCACAAGGGCAAGCCTAAAATCAGGCCTAATGTCTCGGACAAGGGCGATGATCAGGAAGACAGCTCTTCTGCGGAAGACACTGATCAGGCTGCCGGGAAAAGTGACACTGATCGTCCGCCGAAAAGTAAACGACCACGATCACAAGAAGCCGGTGAAACCGCTGCACCACCAATGACTGTTGACCGAGAGGAAATCTGTTCAATCGCTGCTCCCGGTGAGAACTGGCGCTTCAAGTGCTATATCGACTTTTTCCATACTGAGCTGGACTTGCGTTTTGTCACTACTCGCTACAGGCGTGAGTATTACACAACTCCGGAAGGCGGGGTGTCAGCCCCGCTACCTGATCATGTGAAAGACCGTTTTGGCGACAACCTGAAAGCCCATCTGCTGGATTTTTATCATTCATGCAGTACGACACAGCCACTACTGCTATCTTGGCTGCACGACCATGGATGCTCAATATCAGAAGGTTCCCTGAGCAACATCCTGACGAAAGGCCATGATATTTTCCACCAGGAAAAAGAAGAATTGCTGGAAGCAGGGCTGACTTGCTCTGATTATCTCCAGGCCGACGACACAGGTGCTCGCCACCAAGGAAAAAACGGCTACTGCCTGTTTATCGGCAACCCTTATTTTTCCTACTTCCATAGCAGCGACAGTAAGAGCAGGATTAATTTCCTGGGCTGTCTGCAAGGGCAGCAGCGGCTTTATCTTCTCAACGACGTTGCCATTGACTACATGGAGAATCAGGTTGATGTGTCGAAGAAGTGGATCACTGCGCTATCCGAATGCGGCGAGAAGCGTTTCTCAACAGAAGAAGAGTGGGAGAGCTTCCTTAACAGCATTGGTTGTGCTGCCCCGCAACAAAGGCGCTGGGCGACAGAGGGTGTTTTAAAGGCCGCATTGATGCTCAATCATCGCCTTGAGAACCTGATTATCCATAGCGATGGAGCCCGGCAGTTTGATACAGCCTTTCAGCATTCGCTGTGTTGGTACCATGCGGGAAGAAACATGGACAAGCTGATACCGGCCAATGACCTGGAACGAGCCGCCCGTGACACCGTGCAGGATCAGTACTGGTGCCTCTACGACGACATTGAGGCCTACCAGAAAAAACCAACGGACAAGGAGAAACAGAAGCTCTACCAGGAGTTTGATCGTTGGGTAACACAGCGGGTTGACTACCCTGCCTTGCAGGCTGAGTTGGGCAAACTGATGGTTGTCAGGGAAGAGCTGTTATTGGTTCTTGAGTATCCGTGGCTGCCACTGCACAACAACCTGAGCGAGAGGCAGATCAGAGAGTATGTGAAACGGCGAAAGGTTAGCGGTGGTACCCGGAGTAAACTTGGGAGGAAATGCCGCGACACCTTTGCCAGTTTGAAAAAGACCTGTAAACAACACGGGGTGTCCTTTGCCAACTATCTCAGGGACAGGCTGACTGGAACCAATCTGATTCCGCAGCTGGGGCATCTCATCCTGAAGGCATCAGGCTATCAGGAAACGGTTCTTGCCAATGGAATATGAGCAGTTACTTCATCGTTAAGGCTTGCTTCGACACGCTCAGACAGTGATGTGTAAAGCAGCCTTTGATCGTATTCAGCAGAATCTATTGCAAAACCATGGCAGTTTTCCAAGCCCCACTTCCATAGGGCTATTGGTGTCGGTTCTACTCCAGCCTTGCTCATTGCTTGTGTAAAATATTGTCTGTCAATAAGTCGATTATTGAGGAAAATGATTAAATCGATGACCAATCTATGAGCATCGGTATAAGTAATAGTTGCCTCTTCAGATGGTTCTTTGTCTCCACGATCTATAACTCTCTTGGTAACAGCGCCTGGCAGTCTTTGGAAAAGCTCATGATTAAATAGTTTCAGAATACTTTCTACAAGCCCTTTGCTATCCCCTCTGTATGGAGGGCATGAATCAGCAGAGGCAATGTTAAAAATGAAGTTAATATCATCTTTTTTTGCTGAAATTAACTCAGCCTTATCAGCACAAGTACATGAACAAACATGGTGAGATGACCACTCTTCGTCATTGATATCAATACCTATGAGGCTTCCTAAAAAAGATTTTCTAATGAACGAACAGAACTGTGTTTCTTGAGCCTTTGCATAACATGGAGCACCATAAGAAATATGGTATCCAACAATCATTCCAGAGAATACATCGACTTCAATATATAAGGTAAGCTTGCCAGGTGATACATTTTTAATAAGCTCAAATTCGCTAGCTAAGTAAACATCTGTAGGCGTTGCATCAATGAAATATATCTGTCCTGGTGCAATCACCAGATCAGTTGACTTTCCATATAATGGATTAAAATCTTTTCCAAATGCCCATTTCCCTACATCTCTTTTAATAATTTCAAGGTCTGGTATAAGTATATGTATCCAGCGATAAAAGTTTGCTTCAGAAATTCTGTTGTGCTGATATCGCCTTTCATCAGTTTTAGCATCTGGATCAAGAAGATAGTGATCCTGCCATAATGCATGACAAACTTGTTTCAAAGTGTTGCACTTTTCTCCATTAGCACTTTGTTTTTTGTAATATTTATTATAACTATCTACTATCCATTTTTTTCTCTGTCACCTACATTAACAGTTCCGTGTCTTTTTTTTCTTTCCTTTGGTCTTCCTCTTATCTTTGTTTCAGGACTTGTTTTTTTAAACTCACCTACGCCTCCCTTTAAAAAGTGGCTGGGTAGAAATGCATTTCCATGTTTGCTGTACATTAAGAATTTATAAATTTTGCTATATAATGTTGCTTTGTTAAGGCTGCTATTTTCTAGCACCTCTTGAAAAGCAACTAGTCCTGCACTATTGCCCTCAATAAAATCACTAAGATTTTTTAAAATTGGAAAAAGTATCTTCTTGTACTTGTCTCTTTCCTCAATCCAGCTTGCTTTCAGGTCTTCATCTAATAAGTACAACTGTTTTGGGAGGCTACTTTTAATTGAATAAATTGCTTTGTTTTCAAGATCCTTTCTTAGTTCTTCATTACTTGCTTTGTAAAGCTTTCTTGGTCTGTTGCTAATTTCAACAAAATAGGTCTCAATAATAGTAGTATGTACAACCCTGTATTGAGAATCAGGTAAACAAAGAGACCCACATGCTTTTATGGCAGTGTCTACAGGAATCATGATGGAACTTCCTCATTGATCGTGAAGTAATTTAAATCAACAATACTTTGTAAAGTAAGCCTTTTATAGAGGTCAAACGATATCTGCTTTTTCCAGCAAAAATAAGCAAATATTCTTTTTACCTTATCTAACCCGAATATTTCATAAATGAGCAACAAGTTCCGGAAAAAACATCCCATTCTGATTTTTTCGGAGGTCTGTTGCTCTACTGTCCATGAAAAAGGTATTACAACCCGAACTCACCATTAATTCGGATGTTTTTTGATCAGCACCTGCTTTTTCAGGACAACAGAATTCCCCAACACTCTTTCTGTTGGTCGCTATTTTATTCTGATTGAGTTTATGAAGCTGACTATCCCGGTCGAGGCAGCGGCATTGAATAAAAGACTTCGGTTATATGCTGCAAAAGCCCTTTTATTGGACAGCTGCGGGGCAAGTGAAGTTTGATTCGGTCTTTATACTCAACCACTTTAACCGCGACCTTACAAAGTTTTGTGATCACGGTTGATGGCTGTGCCTTTTCCAGCTCCGTACCTTTCAGTGCCTTGGTTCTCAGCTCATAGTGAAGAACATAAGCAGCGCAGGCGTAAAACATTCTCAGGTGATTTGCCAGAAAGCCTTGATCTGACAAGCGATCACCGGACAAATCACTTTTCAGATGCTTAATGAAGTTCTCATCCTGCCCTCTGGGACAATAAAGGTCTTCATATATTTCCTCGGGGGAAGCCTCCATCATCGAAGTCACAATAAAGCGGGGATTGTCGCCTTTCTGGTTGACCTCTGCCTTATAGATTATCCGGGTGTCCAGCCCTTTCCAGCTTTTTGCCTGATAGTCCGTTTCTCCGTAGAGCCTGAGTCGCTCAGGCTCTGGCATGTTGTTCAGTTTTGCCAGCCCGGTTTTAACGTCGAGAGCTTTCCGCGCTTCATCCAGCAACTCTTTGGCTTTAGGTCGCAAGGCCGTCTTGTGTCCTGCGCCTTTTCCCAGCACGTAGTCGGAGTGAGGGTCATCCTGAACAACCTGCATTAACTCTGGTTGGGCAAAGTGGCTATCCCCACGAACCAGTAAATGGGTTTTCGGCCATCTTGTACGGATCAGCTTAATGAGGCGCTGGAGAATAGCTGCATTCTCTCGGCCTGTGGGTGTTTTTCCAGGACGCAGGATCGAAGTGATCAGCTTGCCGCTGAGCCCCTCAAAGATCATTAAGGGCAAGTAACAGTAGTCTTGATATTTGGCGTTGAACAGGTTCATCTGCTGGCCGCCATGGGTGATAGCAGGCGTATGATCCAGGTCGATAATGATGGCTAATGGCGGGTATTCATAACTGCTGATGAAGTGATCAGCCAGTGCTTTGGTCATATTATAAATATCCCGTTTGGTCATGGACTGACCAAGCCTTGTATACGTTGGAGCGGAAGCCAGATGGTTATCATCGTCCAGTGGGTTTCTTCCATTGGCAAGCTTAAAGATTGGGTCTTTACGCAGATGGTTGCTGTCGTTTGCATCTTCATAACCACAGGCCATTTGCAGAACTCTTTGGGCAATGAGTTCTTGCAGGGTATGGTCGATGTAGGATTGATGACGTTTATCGTCAATGCCGTCAGTCAGCCTGGATATGATACCGCTGTGAAGCATTGTTTCACGTAGCATCAGGGCGCCAAAATCAGAGGATAATTCTCCGCCATTGAAGTCTGCCCGGATAGTTTTTCCGTTGGAGGGGTGAAAACGAAGCTGTTCTTGTGTAAATTTGTTCATGGCAAGTTCCGGTTTGCTTCTTCCGAAGCATTTTTTTGGTCGACCCAATTATATCAAGTGATTGGGCGGAACTTGCCTCTTTTTATGAAATATCCGGGCTAAGCCTTTCTCTTTTTTTTAATGTGTTTATTACTGTTTTTTTATTGATTCCCAAAACCCTGCTTGTATCCCTGATGCCGCCACCATTAATTGCCATATCGACGACTTTTTCTTTAACGCCTGGCTCATAAGCTTTATACCGGTACTCAAGCATAAAGGACTTGGTTTCACATTCAGCATTACAGCAAAAGTAGCGAGGAACATTATGAACACTGTAACCAAAGCTTTTAACATCATTACCGCCACATTTCGGGCAGTGAACTGGTGTGGAGCACATTTTCATATCGCACCATGACAAATACGGCATACGCCGTATTTTAGCAAACAACTACAAAATATCAGGTTTACCCCACTACCCATTTTTTCTCCCGTTTCACGACATGGAAACACGCTATCGTATTGAACCGGACGATGAGCAGGGGCTTCAAACAGATCTGGCGATCACTCTCACCGTTCGCCCCCGCTTCGGGTTGCTGGGACAGTGGCTTCTGACGCCTGTGATCACTCCCCGTCTCCAGCAGCAGCTGGATGAGCTGGCTGATGGCGTGAGATACTATTTTGAAACAGGGTTGTCAGTGTCTAAGTGAACCTGTCAAGACTATCTGGATCGAAGTTTCGGTTGTGGGCTATAGAGATTGCATTGACATCCCTCCACTCCTGATTGGGGGGCAGCTACTGCTGCGTTTTATAGGGTTTGCCAGCATTTTTCGTGTATTTTCTTTAATCAACAGACTGAAAGTGGTATCAGTACCAGATCATGGCTCTGGCTATGATTCTGGATCAGGATCAGAATCTGAGTCTTGATCAGGGTCAGCATCAGGATCATAATCAGGATCATAATCAGGGTCAGAATCTGAGTCTTGATCAGCATCAGCATCA is from Endozoicomonas gorgoniicola and encodes:
- a CDS encoding ISL3 family transposase codes for the protein MCTTPSLRPMFAFPGWVIEQIDIDWEVKQAFVYLRRDGRIQHEKCSQCETPMGQMKTKDRCVQDLPLGVLQVNLLFTAFQGRCSHCNNIETVTIPGLTPKAQATDRLKRHVSHLCRYMPCDKVPEFIAISGGTARRWDKEMLLRMLSAPKRDGIRALLIDEKSIGKGHQYLTVVLNADSGETLFLGEGKRKETLDEFLSSLTEEQKASIECVGIDRGGSYQASVKEHLPNADIVYDKFHIIANYNDVIDQIRRREWRQAEEENKPFIKGQRFNLFMNPENLTPKRESSLKELLSMNEDLNQAYILKDMLKQLWTYTYKACAGKFLDRWIELAKETGIAELKRFAKGLDRAREGLLSYCHHRITSAKIEAFNGVIKRIIYKACGYNDLDYLYLKIRQEAVK
- a CDS encoding IS66 family transposase; the protein is MHLPDSLFSSTDNEQLRSFVKNLLDTVEKQSVQIERQRVQIEQLVEENEQLRAEIRHLKKHKGKPKIRPNVSDKGDDQEDSSSAEDTDQAAGKSDTDRPPKSKRPRSQEAGETAAPPMTVDREEICSIAAPGENWRFKCYIDFFHTELDLRFVTTRYRREYYTTPEGGVSAPLPDHVKDRFGDNLKAHLLDFYHSCSTTQPLLLSWLHDHGCSISEGSLSNILTKGHDIFHQEKEELLEAGLTCSDYLQADDTGARHQGKNGYCLFIGNPYFSYFHSSDSKSRINFLGCLQGQQRLYLLNDVAIDYMENQVDVSKKWITALSECGEKRFSTEEEWESFLNSIGCAAPQQRRWATEGVLKAALMLNHRLENLIIHSDGARQFDTAFQHSLCWYHAGRNMDKLIPANDLERAARDTVQDQYWCLYDDIEAYQKKPTDKEKQKLYQEFDRWVTQRVDYPALQAELGKLMVVREELLLVLEYPWLPLHNNLSERQIREYVKRRKVSGGTRSKLGRKCRDTFASLKKTCKQHGVSFANYLRDRLTGTNLIPQLGHLILKASGYQETVLANGI
- a CDS encoding IS1380 family transposase, producing the protein MNKFTQEQLRFHPSNGKTIRADFNGGELSSDFGALMLRETMLHSGIISRLTDGIDDKRHQSYIDHTLQELIAQRVLQMACGYEDANDSNHLRKDPIFKLANGRNPLDDDNHLASAPTYTRLGQSMTKRDIYNMTKALADHFISSYEYPPLAIIIDLDHTPAITHGGQQMNLFNAKYQDYCYLPLMIFEGLSGKLITSILRPGKTPTGRENAAILQRLIKLIRTRWPKTHLLVRGDSHFAQPELMQVVQDDPHSDYVLGKGAGHKTALRPKAKELLDEARKALDVKTGLAKLNNMPEPERLRLYGETDYQAKSWKGLDTRIIYKAEVNQKGDNPRFIVTSMMEASPEEIYEDLYCPRGQDENFIKHLKSDLSGDRLSDQGFLANHLRMFYACAAYVLHYELRTKALKGTELEKAQPSTVITKLCKVAVKVVEYKDRIKLHLPRSCPIKGLLQHITEVFYSMPLPRPG
- a CDS encoding IS1-like element transposase, coding for MKMCSTPVHCPKCGGNDVKSFGYSVHNVPRYFCCNAECETKSFMLEYRYKAYEPGVKEKVVDMAINGGGIRDTSRVLGINKKTVINTLKKRERLSPDIS